ACGCCTTGTGCCGCCGCTCCAGGCGATGATGCGGAACCAGGGGACCGGGTGTCATCCGGCTGCGAAGGCGCTCATCAGTGTCATTACCAGCGAGCGCGCGGCGTTTCAGCGTGCCCTCGACGACCTCGAACAGGCCTTCACCTCCGGTAGGAGGAGCCGCATCCTCAAGGCGATCCGTGCCGCGGTCCAGGCGTGCGAGCAGAGCGCTCCTGCCCAGCTCGAATCGCTCCGGCAGCACATCTCGATCCGTGCGGCGGCGGCCGATCTCGATCCCATGAAGGTCAGAGCAGCGATGGGCGGGCCGAGCCGCCATGACGCCACGTTCCTCCAACTGTTCGCCCGCGCGATGGAGGAGGCGCGGGATCCGGAGAAGATCTCGCTGGCCTGCCACCTCTGGGAGGAGTTCAAGCAGGCGGCGGTCAAGGAGGGGTGGTTTGCGGTCAACGGCGCCGAGGCGGCTGCGCTCGCGCTGCGCATTGCGGGCCTGCTCCAGCAACTGCCCGACGATCTTCTCCAGGAGCTTCAATGGTCGGCCGAGGCGAAGGCCAAGAAGACTGGCGAGACGTTCTCGTATTTGTACCCGGAGCAGATGTATCAACGCGCCTGTGCGCTCGACCCGCATCCAGCCGCGTTCTCGCAGTGGATGCAATGGGCGGCCCGGCGATCCGACGCCCAGGCCGAGCGGGTGGCGGAGGCCTGGCACAAGCTGCGTTCACGCGACATCGAGCCGCTCGTGCATCTGCTTCGCGCGACTGAAGCTCGCGGCGCGTTCAAGTTGGCGCTCGGCTACCTGACCAAGACGGAGCAGATCGACGGCCTCCACGCGGAGGTGCGTGACGCGCGGTTCCGCATTCTGGTGAAGAGCGCGCTCCGACATCTCGAGCGCAAGAAGCCGCACTTGGCCGCGGATGATGTCGGCGCGGGGGCGGCGCTTCCACAGGCGCAGCAGGGGGACCGGCCCGCCATCGTAGCGGCGCTGCGCACGGTGACGAGCGCGGCCTGTGGCCAAACAGACGCGGTGGATGTCGCGCGAGCCGAGGTCGAACATGCGCTGCAGAGTGAAGGGGCGGCGGCGCTGCTGATCTTCAGTCTGGCGTCCGCCTCGAAGCAGCGCGCAGTCCAACAGCGATGGCCGCTTGGCAGGCCGGCGCGACGCGAGCGGTCGTCCATGCCGATGGCAGTGGCCCGTGTCGCGGTGCTCTGCGCTGATGTGGGCGTACCACTGGAGGTGCCGCGCGCCTGGCTGACGGAGGTTGCGCGGCAACTCACGGAGAGCCAACACCTGCTCGATGTCGTCCAGCTTCACGTGCTGGGCGAAGCCGCATGCCAGGCCGATCATCTCGAGCTCGCATACGCGGCCTCCGCAGCGGGCCTCGAGCGAGGCGGTGCGACGGATCCGGGATTCCTGTTCCTCCGCGCGCGTTCGGTGATATTGCCTGAACCGGACCGCTGTCTCGTGTGCGCCTCGGCTGCGGCGGAGCTGGCGCGCCATGCTCGCGAAACGGAGCTCGTCGAGAACGCCGTGGAGCTGTGTCGAACGCTCGCAGGTTTCGACGGTGCGCTGCCGCTGACGCTCGATCAGGCACGTGATGTGCTCGGGCGGGAAAAGGCCGCACGGAAACCGCCACGAGGCAGTCACTCAGGGCCAAGCTATGACGACCTCCTTGGTGCGCCGTGCCAGTGTGCCGTGTGCCGGCGGAGGCGCGGCGAGGGCGTCGATCCATTCGAGGAGCTTGACGAAGAGGATGACCCGTTCGACATGGACATCCCACCGGGCATGCCACCTGCAATCGCGGAGATATTCATCGAAGTGGCCAAAGAGGCTGCCGCTCGCGGCCAATCGCTCGAGGAGTTCATGGCCGACCCACTGAACGAGCCGCCACGGCCGAAGCGCAGACGTAAGAAGGGAAGGCGGTGGTAATGGAGCCCGCAGAGATCTTGGGCGTCCCCGACCAAGCGACCGATGAGGAGATCCGTGCAGCGTATCTGCGGAGAGTCCGGGAATGCCCGCCCGACCGGTCGCCCGAGGAGTTCGAGCGGATTCGCGATGCCTACGAGACGCTGTGCGATCCGCGGCGACGTCTGCACCATCGGCTGTTCTCCGTGGATCCGACGCTGTCGCTGGCTGCACGTTTTGCCCGACACGCGCCGGAGCGGCGGTTCGTCGGGCCGGGGCCATGGCTGGA
This Luteitalea sp. DNA region includes the following protein-coding sequences:
- a CDS encoding DnaJ domain-containing protein; amino-acid sequence: MEPAEILGVPDQATDEEIRAAYLRRVRECPPDRSPEEFERIRDAYETLCDPRRRLHHRLFSVDPTLSLAARFARHAPERRFVGPGPWLDVLKGQ